In Streptomyces rapamycinicus NRRL 5491, the genomic stretch GTCTCGCTGACCAAACAGGGCGGCACCTCCGGCACCATGCGGGTCAACCTCAACTGGCAGGTGCACAAGCAGTTCTCGGGATGGGCCTCCAAGCTCGGCCGGGCCATGGCCATGCACAGCGACCTCGATCTCGACCTGGGGGCGCTGTTCGAACTCGCCGACGGCAGCAAGGGCGTGGTCCAGGCACTCGGCAACTCCTTCGGCTCGCTGCACCAGCCGCCCTTCATCCACCTGGACGCCGACGACCGCACCGGTGCCCGGGCGGCCGGTGAGAACCTCACCATCAACCTCGACCACCAGAAGCTGTTCCGCCGGATCCTGATCTTCGTGACCATCTACGAAGGTGCCCGCAGCTTCGCCAACCTCCACGCCACGGTCACCCTGCAGCCGCAGTTCGGCGCCCCGATCGACTTCTCGCTCGACGAGTGCACCGTGCCGTCCCCGGTCTGCGCGCTCGCACTCATCACCAACACCGGCGGCGAACTCGTCGTCCAGCGCGAGGCCCGCTATCTGGTGCCGCAGCGCGGCACCAGCCCGCAGCGCACCCTCGACCACGCCTACGGCTGGGGCATGAACTGGACCCCCGGCCGCAAGTGAAACCCCGGTGCACGGGGCGCGGCCGTCAGGGCGCGGCGCTGGGGCGGGCGTAGGTGCGCCCCTTCCAGGCCGCGCCCTGCCCCAGGTGGTGCCGCACCGCCGAGTCCACCGTCATCAGCAGATAGAGAAGCGCCGTCAGGGGCAGCAGCGGCGCCAGCCACAGCGTCTGACGGTAGTAGCGCAGCATCGGGATGTAGCTGCCCGCCATCAGCGCCCAGGCGGCGGCGCCCAGCACCAGCGGGACGGAACGCCCCGTCAGCACCCCGGCGACCACGGCCGCGGGCGGCACGAGATACACCACCGCCAGCCCCGCGACCGTCACCAGCAACAGCAGCGGATTGTGCCGCAGCTGGGTGTACGCGCTGCGCGAGACCATCCGCCACAGCTCGCCCAGCCGCGGATACGGCCGCACGCTGTCGACCCGGTCGGCCAGCCCCAGCCAGATCCGACCGCCGGACCGTTTCACCGCGCGGGCCAGCGCCACGTCGTCGATGACCGCCTGCCGGATCGCCTCCGGGACCCCGGCCCGCTCGGCCGCCTCCCGGCGCAGCAGCACACAGCCGCCCGCGGCCGCCGCGGTGCGCCCCCGGGGCCGGTTGACCCACCGAAAGGGGTACAGCTGCGCGAAGAAGTAGACAAAGGCGGGCACGATCAGCCGCTCCCAGTAGGTCACCACCCGCAGCCGCGCCATCTGGGAGACCAGATCCAGCCCGTCCACCTCGGCCGCGCGCACCAACTCCCGCAGGGAGTCCGGCTCATGGGCGATGTCCGCGTCCGTCAGCAGCAGGTAGTCCACGCCGCCGTCGTCGCCCTTACGGTCCGCGTCCCGGCCGTCCGCGTCCTTACGGTCCGCACCGTCCGCGTTCCCACGGTCCGCGGCGAGGCGGGTCGTGGCGAGCGCCATGCCGTGCCGCACCGCCCACAGCTTGCCGGTCCAGCCGGGGCCGGGTTCGCCGGGGGAGTCGACGGTCAGCGGCAGCCCGCCGTGTTCGTCGGCCAGTTCACGGGCCAGCTTTCCGGTGCCGTCCGAGCTGCCGTCGTCGATCAGGAAGATCTCCGCCGGGCCCGGATAGTCCTGGGCGAGCAGCGAGGGCAGACTGGCCGGAAGCACCGCGGACTCGTCCCGGGCGGGCACCACGACGGCCACCGAGGGCCACAACGCGGGCTCCGGCGGCCCGGACCCGTCCGGTTCCGGCGGCCCCGAGCCACCCGGGCCGCTCCGGGGCAGCCGTACGTCCGTACGCCAGAAGAAGCCCTGGCCCAGCAGCAGCCACAGCCATGCGGCCAACGACCCGGCGGCGATCCACATCAGCGCGCTCACCCGCCGAAGTCTGCCCGAAGGTGTGCCCGGCCGCCGGGCGCACGGGACCGATCCATTAAAGTGACCGGGTGAAGATCGCGCTTATGGACTCCGGAATCGGGCTGTTGCCCACCGCCGCCGCGATGCGCCGACTGCGACCGGACGCCGATCTCGTCGTCTCCTCCGACCCCGCCACCATGCCGTGGGGCCCGCGCACCCCCGAGGACGTCACCGGGCTGGCCCTGGGCTGCGCCC encodes the following:
- a CDS encoding glycosyltransferase — translated: MWIAAGSLAAWLWLLLGQGFFWRTDVRLPRSGPGGSGPPEPDGSGPPEPALWPSVAVVVPARDESAVLPASLPSLLAQDYPGPAEIFLIDDGSSDGTGKLARELADEHGGLPLTVDSPGEPGPGWTGKLWAVRHGMALATTRLAADRGNADGADRKDADGRDADRKGDDGGVDYLLLTDADIAHEPDSLRELVRAAEVDGLDLVSQMARLRVVTYWERLIVPAFVYFFAQLYPFRWVNRPRGRTAAAAGGCVLLRREAAERAGVPEAIRQAVIDDVALARAVKRSGGRIWLGLADRVDSVRPYPRLGELWRMVSRSAYTQLRHNPLLLLVTVAGLAVVYLVPPAAVVAGVLTGRSVPLVLGAAAWALMAGSYIPMLRYYRQTLWLAPLLPLTALLYLLMTVDSAVRHHLGQGAAWKGRTYARPSAAP